A stretch of Bifidobacterium sp. ESL0704 DNA encodes these proteins:
- the rpsD gene encoding 30S ribosomal protein S4, translating into MTNIQRSRRQVRLSRALGIALTPKAQRIFEKRPYAPGEHGRTRRRTESDYAVRLREKQRLRAQYGVSEKQLRAAYEKGTHTKGQTGDAMLVDLETRLDALVLRAGFARTTAQARQYVVHRHIMVDGNVVDRPSYRVKPGQTIQVKPKSQTMVPFQIAAEGVHRDVLPAVPGYLDVNLASLKATLTRKPETKEIPVEVNIQYVVEFYAR; encoded by the coding sequence ATGACTAACATTCAGCGTTCTCGCCGTCAGGTGCGTCTTTCGCGCGCCCTCGGCATCGCACTGACCCCCAAGGCTCAGCGCATCTTCGAGAAGCGTCCGTACGCTCCTGGTGAGCATGGCCGCACGCGTCGCCGCACCGAATCCGATTACGCGGTTCGTCTGCGCGAGAAGCAGCGTCTGCGCGCCCAGTACGGCGTCTCCGAGAAGCAGCTTCGTGCAGCTTATGAAAAGGGCACCCACACCAAGGGCCAGACCGGCGATGCAATGCTCGTCGATCTCGAGACCCGTCTCGATGCTCTGGTGCTTCGCGCAGGCTTTGCCCGCACGACCGCCCAGGCACGTCAGTATGTCGTGCACCGCCACATCATGGTCGACGGCAACGTGGTGGACCGTCCGTCCTACCGTGTCAAGCCCGGCCAGACCATCCAGGTCAAGCCGAAGAGCCAGACCATGGTTCCCTTCCAGATCGCCGCTGAGGGCGTGCACCGCGATGTGCTGCCCGCCGTCCCCGGATACCTGGACGTCAACCTCGCCTCGCTCAAGGCGACTCTTACCCGCAAGCCGGAAACCAAAGAGATTCCGGTCGAGGTCAACATTCAGTACGTCGTCGAGTTCTACGCTCGCTGA
- a CDS encoding UvrD-helicase domain-containing protein yields MAQDPDLIARSAEELVGDLNEQQAKAVQYRGPALLIGAGAGSGKTRVLTRRVAWILSQFGAWPSQILAITFTNKAAAEMRERLESLIGPVAERMWISTFHSACVRILRRDGKTIGLNSGFSIYDTADSQRLIKLIATSLNVDLKRYTPRAILGQISDYKNKLVGWKEMLKTYAPDYTPGQQGYQLGRYDNTEALYAVVYAEYQHRLAAANAVDFDDLIVRTVELLHDHPEVADYYHRKFRYILVDEYQDTNHAQYQLVRELSGIDDPNRPATGSQPSSQATAGREGPAWVTVVGDSDQSIYAFRGADISNIQDFEKDFPGALTIMLEQNYRSTQTILDAANAVISKNTGRKPKKLWTSLGKGEPIVGYAADNAQQEGGWIANEIANLKSENGYRYADMAIMYRANAQSRALEEALINAGIPYQLVGGTKFYERREVKDAIAYLQAITNPADSVNMRRIMNTPKRGLGARAESMVAAYAEAHNVPFWNGIDQMDQIPDLPTRTRTKLGEFRDLMRSLMQFAADYDSKPSEIVAQVLNQSKLLEELQRSTDPQDESRVENLSQLQSVAAEFEQKTPDATLSGFLETTALVADSDQLPGEGEDSGKVTLMTLHTAKGLEYPVVFLTGMEQGTFPHSRSLEDEQELSEERRLAYVGITRAKQRLYVTRAAVRSQWGQANDMMPSQFLDEIPDELIEWKRREAGVERMRSGWGSGSGDGDFDDEFGGWEDDDGFSSGSTFGASGSSSSYGGSRGSGRSGYGSSYGTRSSYGSGHSGYGSHSSGGSSYGSRSRSHSLYGAGSDYRGSSSRSGYGSHSSGGSSYGSRSGYGSSSYSSGSHTRGGKVTTRRTTPKSASRSVPASALKKDNKLDISDFSIGDKITHDQYGLGTVVDTQDKGRNSIITVDFGSDGVKRLMLRVAPIEKL; encoded by the coding sequence GTGGCACAGGATCCGGATTTGATTGCACGAAGCGCAGAGGAACTCGTCGGCGACCTGAACGAGCAGCAGGCCAAGGCGGTGCAGTATCGCGGACCGGCCTTGCTGATCGGTGCAGGTGCCGGGTCGGGCAAGACCCGTGTGCTCACCCGTCGCGTGGCGTGGATTCTTTCGCAGTTCGGTGCCTGGCCCAGCCAGATTCTGGCCATCACCTTCACCAATAAGGCCGCCGCTGAAATGCGCGAACGATTGGAATCGTTGATCGGTCCGGTGGCGGAGCGTATGTGGATTTCGACGTTCCATTCCGCCTGCGTACGCATTCTGCGACGAGACGGCAAAACCATCGGTCTCAATTCCGGCTTTTCCATCTATGACACCGCCGACAGCCAACGGCTGATCAAGCTTATCGCCACGAGTCTCAACGTCGATTTGAAGCGCTATACGCCGCGTGCCATCCTCGGCCAGATTTCAGATTACAAGAACAAGCTGGTCGGCTGGAAGGAGATGCTCAAGACCTATGCGCCGGATTACACACCCGGCCAGCAGGGCTATCAGCTGGGGCGTTACGACAATACCGAAGCACTGTATGCCGTGGTCTACGCCGAGTATCAGCATCGCCTTGCCGCAGCGAACGCCGTCGATTTCGACGATCTGATCGTGCGCACGGTCGAGCTGCTGCATGATCACCCGGAAGTCGCGGATTACTATCATCGCAAGTTCCGCTACATTCTGGTCGACGAATACCAGGACACCAACCACGCGCAATACCAGCTGGTGCGCGAGCTTTCCGGCATCGACGATCCCAATCGCCCCGCCACGGGCTCGCAGCCTTCCAGCCAGGCGACAGCAGGCCGCGAAGGCCCGGCCTGGGTCACCGTTGTCGGCGATTCCGACCAGTCCATCTACGCGTTCCGCGGCGCCGACATCAGCAATATCCAGGATTTCGAGAAGGACTTCCCGGGGGCGCTGACCATCATGTTGGAGCAGAACTATCGTTCCACGCAGACCATCCTCGATGCTGCCAACGCCGTCATTTCCAAGAACACCGGACGCAAGCCCAAAAAACTGTGGACCTCGCTCGGCAAGGGCGAGCCGATCGTCGGCTACGCGGCCGACAACGCTCAGCAGGAAGGCGGCTGGATCGCCAACGAGATCGCCAACCTCAAAAGCGAGAACGGCTACCGCTATGCCGATATGGCCATCATGTACCGCGCCAACGCGCAGTCCCGCGCACTTGAGGAGGCGCTGATCAACGCCGGCATTCCCTACCAGCTCGTCGGTGGCACGAAATTCTACGAACGACGTGAGGTCAAGGACGCCATCGCCTATCTGCAGGCCATCACCAACCCCGCTGACAGCGTCAACATGCGTCGCATCATGAACACGCCCAAACGCGGGCTTGGTGCCCGAGCCGAATCCATGGTGGCCGCCTACGCCGAGGCACACAACGTACCGTTCTGGAACGGCATCGACCAGATGGACCAGATCCCCGACCTGCCCACACGAACACGGACCAAGCTCGGCGAATTCCGTGATTTGATGCGAAGCCTGATGCAATTCGCGGCCGACTATGATTCCAAACCCTCCGAGATCGTGGCGCAGGTGCTCAACCAGTCCAAGCTGCTCGAAGAACTGCAGCGCTCCACCGACCCGCAGGACGAGTCACGCGTCGAGAACCTTTCGCAGTTGCAGTCCGTCGCCGCAGAATTCGAACAGAAGACCCCGGACGCCACGCTTTCCGGATTCCTCGAGACCACGGCGTTGGTCGCTGATTCCGACCAGCTGCCCGGCGAAGGGGAGGACAGCGGCAAGGTCACGCTGATGACCCTGCACACGGCCAAGGGCCTCGAATATCCCGTGGTGTTCCTCACGGGCATGGAGCAGGGCACATTCCCGCATTCACGCTCGCTCGAGGACGAACAGGAACTCTCGGAAGAACGCCGACTGGCCTACGTCGGCATCACCCGTGCCAAGCAGCGGCTCTACGTCACCCGCGCGGCCGTGCGCTCGCAGTGGGGCCAGGCCAATGACATGATGCCCAGCCAGTTCCTCGACGAGATTCCCGACGAATTGATCGAATGGAAGCGCCGTGAAGCCGGCGTCGAACGCATGCGTTCAGGTTGGGGCAGTGGATCCGGCGACGGTGATTTCGATGACGAATTCGGCGGTTGGGAAGATGACGACGGTTTCTCGTCCGGTTCCACGTTCGGAGCTTCCGGATCTTCCTCATCGTACGGTGGCTCTCGTGGCTCGGGGCGTTCCGGTTACGGTTCGTCGTATGGAACGCGCTCGAGCTACGGTTCCGGCCATTCGGGATACGGGTCCCACTCGTCCGGCGGTTCGTCATATGGTTCGCGTTCCCGTTCGCACTCGCTGTATGGTGCCGGTTCGGACTACCGCGGCTCTTCGTCGCGTTCCGGCTATGGTTCGCATTCTTCCGGCGGTTCGTCGTACGGCTCACGCTCCGGTTATGGCTCGTCCTCATACTCTTCGGGTTCGCATACCCGCGGCGGTAAGGTGACCACGCGGCGCACGACGCCAAAATCCGCGTCTCGTTCAGTGCCGGCTTCAGCTCTGAAAAAAGATAACAAGCTCGATATCTCCGATTTCTCGATCGGCGACAAAATCACCCACGACCAGTACGGCTTGGGCACCGTCGTCGACACCCAAGACAAAGGCCGTAACTCGATCATCACCGTCGATTTCGGCTCCGACGGTGTCAAACGCCTGATGCTCCGCGTTGCCCCGATTGAAAAACTGTAA
- a CDS encoding ABC transporter permease, protein MIISSIGQGMLWSMLGLGIFMTYRILGFPDMTTEGSFPLGGAVCVAAITAGVNPFLATLLGVLAGMCAGLVTGLLYTKGKIPVVLAGILVMSALNSVMLFVMKSPNLSLLNLPKIQDVFIPLNLPTNYDTVFIGLLAVAIVIGLMSLFFNTEFGQAYIATGDNESMAKSLGIHTERMTNVGLMISNGLIALSGALISQHDGYADVSKGVGTIVIGLSSIIIGEVLFGELSFFQRMLATVVGSIIYQLLILLVIRLGFDTTYLKFFSAVVLSLCMLIPQFKRALHLTTGFEKYFKKNDVVESSGKANA, encoded by the coding sequence ATGATCATCTCATCGATCGGCCAGGGCATGCTATGGAGCATGCTCGGCCTCGGCATCTTCATGACCTACCGTATCCTGGGCTTCCCCGATATGACCACGGAAGGCTCGTTCCCGCTGGGAGGCGCGGTGTGCGTCGCGGCCATCACCGCTGGCGTCAACCCGTTCCTCGCCACCCTGCTCGGCGTTTTGGCCGGCATGTGCGCAGGCCTGGTGACCGGCCTGCTCTACACGAAAGGCAAGATTCCAGTGGTCCTCGCCGGGATTCTGGTGATGAGCGCACTCAATTCCGTCATGCTCTTCGTGATGAAGTCCCCGAACCTTTCGCTGCTGAATCTTCCGAAAATCCAGGACGTCTTCATTCCGCTAAACCTGCCGACGAACTATGACACCGTTTTCATCGGACTGTTGGCCGTGGCCATCGTCATCGGCCTGATGTCGCTGTTCTTCAACACCGAGTTCGGACAGGCCTACATCGCCACCGGCGACAACGAGTCCATGGCCAAATCGCTCGGCATCCACACCGAACGGATGACCAACGTCGGGCTCATGATTTCCAACGGGCTCATCGCGCTTTCCGGCGCGTTGATCTCCCAGCATGACGGCTACGCCGACGTGAGCAAGGGCGTGGGTACCATCGTCATCGGCCTCTCCTCCATCATCATCGGCGAAGTCCTCTTCGGTGAGCTTTCCTTCTTCCAGCGCATGCTCGCCACCGTGGTCGGCAGCATCATCTATCAGCTGCTGATTCTCCTGGTCATCCGCCTCGGATTCGACACCACGTATCTGAAATTCTTCTCGGCGGTCGTGCTCTCGCTGTGCATGCTCATCCCCCAGTTCAAACGCGCCTTGCATCTGACCACGGGATTCGAGAAATACTTCAAGAAGAATGACGTTGTGGAATCAAGCGGAAAGGCTAACGCATGA
- a CDS encoding phage holin family protein, which yields MTRFFTRWIILTIAAAAMVLLIPSMQPIGTPPILGIAVFALFLALVNAVIRPILNVVTQVFALPLSIMSLGLISIILLLIVNWLCMRLASWLAVSLFGVGVYISGFFASIIGTIIMSIVSAIVDSVIGE from the coding sequence ATGACACGATTCTTTACCCGTTGGATCATCCTGACCATCGCCGCTGCCGCGATGGTGCTGCTCATTCCCAGCATGCAGCCCATCGGTACTCCCCCGATTCTGGGCATCGCCGTGTTCGCGCTGTTTCTGGCACTAGTCAATGCCGTCATCCGTCCGATTCTCAACGTGGTCACGCAGGTTTTTGCCCTTCCGCTTTCGATCATGTCGCTGGGTCTGATTTCGATCATCCTGCTGCTGATCGTCAATTGGCTGTGCATGCGTCTGGCCTCATGGCTTGCGGTATCGCTTTTCGGCGTAGGCGTTTACATTTCCGGCTTCTTCGCCTCGATCATCGGCACCATCATCATGTCGATCGTCTCCGCCATCGTCGATTCCGTCATCGGCGAGTAA
- the trpX gene encoding tryptophan ABC transporter substrate-binding protein, producing MSNENHQTSHGKALTATIIVIALILVGGFTYELGRRAGIKEASGGKATSQSVQSSAGSKDGMKRVGILQYVSHPALDQIHKGVVDELKKEGFVEGKNIQIFDQNGQADQSKLATMSEQLVNKKSDVLVGIATPAAQALANATTTTPIVLGAVTDPVAAGLVHDMKAPGKNITGVSDQPPVAAEIKLGKQLIPQAKTVGMLYASTEVNSKSQVETASKAAEALGLKVEKFPVPSTNEIAQTVQVMSDKCDFIYTPLDNTIANAMPTVTEEANKKGRPVINSVDTMVKQGGLATIGVNQYQLGIQTGKMAAQILKGKGKPATMPVYTFSTGDTIINKEQAQHFGITIPADLQKNAKLVTTEVGKQ from the coding sequence ATGAGCAACGAAAACCACCAAACCTCGCACGGCAAGGCGCTGACCGCGACCATCATCGTCATCGCCCTCATCCTCGTAGGAGGGTTCACCTACGAACTCGGCAGACGAGCCGGTATCAAAGAAGCATCCGGCGGCAAGGCCACCAGCCAATCGGTACAGTCATCGGCGGGCTCGAAGGACGGCATGAAGCGTGTCGGCATCCTCCAATACGTCAGCCACCCGGCCTTGGACCAGATCCATAAGGGCGTGGTCGACGAACTGAAAAAGGAAGGGTTCGTCGAAGGCAAGAACATCCAGATCTTCGACCAGAACGGACAGGCCGACCAGAGCAAGCTCGCCACGATGAGCGAGCAGCTGGTCAACAAGAAGTCCGACGTGCTGGTCGGCATCGCCACCCCCGCAGCCCAGGCGTTGGCCAACGCCACCACTACCACCCCGATCGTGCTGGGCGCGGTCACCGACCCCGTCGCCGCAGGACTGGTCCACGATATGAAGGCTCCCGGCAAGAACATCACCGGCGTCTCCGACCAGCCGCCGGTCGCCGCCGAAATCAAGCTCGGCAAGCAGCTGATTCCCCAGGCCAAGACGGTCGGCATGCTCTATGCCTCCACGGAGGTCAATTCCAAGTCACAGGTCGAAACCGCTTCAAAGGCGGCTGAAGCGCTCGGTTTGAAAGTCGAGAAATTCCCGGTGCCGTCGACCAACGAAATCGCGCAGACCGTGCAGGTGATGAGCGATAAGTGCGACTTCATCTACACCCCGCTCGACAACACCATCGCCAACGCCATGCCCACGGTGACCGAAGAGGCCAACAAGAAGGGCCGGCCTGTCATCAACTCGGTGGACACGATGGTCAAACAGGGCGGATTGGCGACCATCGGCGTCAACCAGTACCAGCTCGGCATCCAGACCGGCAAGATGGCCGCCCAGATCCTCAAGGGCAAGGGCAAGCCGGCCACCATGCCCGTCTACACCTTCTCCACCGGTGACACGATCATCAACAAGGAGCAGGCGCAGCACTTCGGCATCACCATTCCCGCCGATCTGCAGAAGAACGCCAAGCTCGTCACCACGGAGGTCGGCAAGCAATGA
- a CDS encoding ATP-binding cassette domain-containing protein, protein MKDETMIQPDNNAATLTASETETQEATDPKDIRLAIEHCTVKVNNGMDDTKEILIDANLAVKPGDFITVLGGNGAGKSTLFNVIAGGIHPTTGHVLLNGEDITSSSQVARAKYIARVFQDPKMGTAPRMTVAENLLLATRRGQTRRFKMREMAANHDRFYELCKGIGNGLEEHLNTPAGNLSGGQRQALSLIMATITKPDLLLLDEHTAALDPKTSKQLMAITASTIAEQQLTCLMITHRLDDALKYGNRLIVLQKGQIVRDLNAEEKKKLTMADLLEFFEDGF, encoded by the coding sequence ATGAAAGACGAGACGATGATACAACCCGATAACAACGCCGCCACCCTGACTGCCAGTGAGACCGAAACCCAGGAAGCCACCGACCCCAAGGATATCCGCCTTGCCATCGAACACTGCACGGTGAAAGTCAACAACGGCATGGACGACACCAAGGAAATCCTGATCGATGCCAACCTCGCCGTCAAACCGGGCGATTTCATCACCGTGCTCGGCGGCAACGGCGCGGGCAAAAGCACCTTGTTCAATGTCATCGCCGGCGGCATCCACCCCACTACCGGACATGTTTTGCTCAACGGCGAGGACATCACCTCAAGCTCGCAGGTGGCGCGTGCGAAGTACATCGCCCGCGTCTTCCAGGATCCGAAAATGGGCACGGCCCCGCGTATGACGGTTGCAGAAAATCTGTTGCTCGCCACCCGTCGCGGCCAGACCCGTCGCTTCAAAATGCGGGAGATGGCGGCAAATCATGACCGCTTTTACGAGCTGTGCAAGGGAATCGGCAACGGACTCGAAGAGCACCTGAACACTCCTGCCGGCAACCTTTCCGGCGGACAGCGTCAGGCGCTGAGCCTTATCATGGCCACCATCACCAAGCCTGACCTGCTGTTGCTCGACGAGCACACCGCAGCCCTCGATCCGAAGACCTCCAAGCAGCTCATGGCCATCACCGCCAGCACCATCGCGGAGCAGCAACTGACCTGCCTGATGATCACGCACCGCCTTGATGACGCGTTGAAATACGGCAACCGCCTCATTGTGCTGCAAAAGGGCCAGATCGTCCGCGACCTGAATGCCGAGGAGAAGAAGAAACTGACCATGGCCGACTTGCTCGAATTCTTCGAGGACGGGTTCTAA